The Mycolicibacterium cosmeticum sequence CGGCGGCGACGAGCAGATGGGAGAGGCGCATCACCGCGCGGGGGCAGGACGCGTCGGGGGCCTGAATGCCGTGGGGCGCCGCGGCAAGATAGGTGTCGACGGCGTTGAGCGTCTTGGGCTTGTGGATCCCGGCGTCGCGCAGTAGTCGTTCGGCCGTCGCACGGGTGATGTCGGGCAGGTCGCGCATCAGCCGTTCGATCACGCGTGTCCACGCTTCGGGGCGAAAGTCGGCTGAACCCTTCATGTCGTGTGCTTCGGCCGGCGGACGGTTGTGCGCCGCACGGTGGGTGCCGGGGGCGCAGCGTCACCGGCGGTCTTTCTTGTCACCGATTGGTTGACCGTCTCGATTTCGATGAGGTCGTTGGGCGTGCAGTCCAGGATGTCGCACAGAGCAGCGAGCACGTCCATGGACAGCCGCTGCGGCGGCTGGGTTACCAGCCGGAAGACCTGCTCTCGGGACAGCGCGATGCCCCGTTCGGCCAGCAGCGGGACCAGCTCGGTGGTCTGGAACAGCCCGTGTTGGGCCATCATCGTCCGCAGATGCCACTGGTGGCCCATCTTCTTGATCACGA is a genomic window containing:
- a CDS encoding helix-turn-helix domain-containing protein, whose amino-acid sequence is MIKKMGHQWHLRTMMAQHGLFQTTELVPLLAERGIALSREQVFRLVTQPPQRLSMDVLAALCDILDCTPNDLIEIETVNQSVTRKTAGDAAPPAPTVRRTTVRRPKHTT